A window from Pseudomonas kribbensis encodes these proteins:
- a CDS encoding sensor histidine kinase, translating into MTPTLPRRPRWRSLALLALCLAPLLWPLEHLAERYYRSELIGQNRQTLDLYVANLLGTLHRYEVLPQILGDLPALRAIIGAPDDGVTQGNANRLLKNIASQTGAEVMYLMDTSGRTLAASNWDKHDSFVGRNFSFRPYFSEAMAGRLGRFFGLGTTSAKRGYFFAAAVRNGEKIIGVLVIKVDLDHTESLWGKTPEQLLVTDHNGVVILTSRPEWRFRSTRPLSGDERSAITAIQPYPTREPRPLNLSPSAWLTQTRDIEETGWSVSILAPRTLIDRPVRTVVAVGGATLLVVMLLLGLMMQRRRHYLERIAFEAKARRELEGRVAERTSDLEGLNRRLKQEVLEREQAQQELVRAQDDLVQAGKLSALGTMSASISHELNQPLAAIRSYAENAEVLLDHQRTEDARGNLKLISELTGRMASIIAHLRAFARRDRHAPESVALQPALDDALALLAKRRRSMDVELIRDLPAATLWVEAGETRLRQVLGNLLANALDALTEKGPPRKLWLSAESTGEGVNLYIRDNGPGFCMEALGRASEPFYTTKTRTQGLGLGLAICETLMRAFGGELSFANHKQGGALITLRLRAGAPGVSLQPSEDRSA; encoded by the coding sequence ATGACTCCGACCCTTCCCCGCCGCCCCCGCTGGCGCAGCCTCGCCCTGCTGGCCCTGTGCCTGGCCCCGCTGCTGTGGCCACTGGAGCATCTGGCCGAGCGCTACTACCGCAGCGAACTGATCGGGCAGAACCGCCAGACCCTCGACCTCTACGTCGCCAACCTGCTGGGCACCCTGCATCGCTACGAAGTGCTGCCACAGATCCTCGGCGACCTGCCGGCCCTGCGGGCGATCATCGGTGCGCCGGACGACGGCGTCACCCAGGGCAACGCCAACCGCCTGCTGAAGAACATTGCTTCCCAGACCGGCGCTGAAGTCATGTACCTGATGGACACCTCCGGCCGGACACTGGCCGCATCGAACTGGGACAAGCACGACAGTTTCGTCGGGCGCAATTTCTCGTTCCGGCCCTACTTCAGCGAAGCCATGGCCGGACGCCTGGGCCGCTTCTTCGGCCTTGGCACCACGTCCGCCAAGCGCGGCTACTTCTTCGCCGCTGCGGTGCGTAATGGCGAAAAAATAATTGGTGTGCTGGTGATCAAGGTCGATCTCGACCATACCGAAAGTCTGTGGGGCAAAACCCCGGAGCAACTGTTGGTGACCGATCACAACGGCGTGGTCATCCTTACGTCACGTCCTGAATGGCGCTTCCGCTCGACCCGCCCATTGAGTGGCGACGAACGCTCGGCAATCACCGCGATCCAGCCATACCCGACCCGCGAGCCGCGCCCATTGAACCTCAGCCCGAGCGCCTGGCTGACCCAGACCCGGGACATCGAAGAAACCGGCTGGAGCGTCAGCATTCTTGCGCCGCGCACGTTGATCGACCGTCCGGTGCGCACCGTGGTGGCCGTCGGCGGCGCCACGTTGCTGGTGGTCATGCTGTTGCTCGGTCTGATGATGCAGCGCCGCCGCCATTACCTGGAAAGGATCGCTTTCGAAGCCAAGGCGCGACGGGAACTCGAAGGCCGGGTCGCCGAACGCACCAGCGATCTGGAAGGGCTCAACCGGCGTCTGAAACAGGAAGTGCTGGAACGCGAACAGGCTCAGCAGGAACTGGTACGCGCCCAGGACGATCTGGTGCAGGCCGGCAAGCTGTCAGCGCTAGGCACGATGTCAGCGAGCATCAGCCACGAACTCAATCAACCGCTGGCGGCGATCCGCAGTTACGCGGAAAACGCCGAAGTGCTGCTGGACCATCAGCGTACTGAAGATGCCCGCGGCAACCTCAAGTTGATCAGCGAACTGACCGGGCGCATGGCGTCGATCATCGCCCACCTGCGCGCTTTCGCCCGCCGTGATCGACACGCCCCGGAAAGCGTGGCCCTGCAACCGGCACTGGACGATGCCTTGGCGCTGCTGGCCAAACGTCGCCGGAGCATGGATGTCGAGCTGATCCGCGACCTGCCCGCTGCAACCTTGTGGGTCGAGGCCGGGGAAACCCGCCTGCGCCAGGTCCTCGGCAACCTGCTGGCCAACGCCCTCGATGCCCTGACCGAAAAAGGCCCGCCGCGCAAATTGTGGCTGAGTGCCGAATCCACCGGCGAGGGCGTCAATCTGTACATTCGCGACAACGGTCCAGGTTTCTGCATGGAAGCGCTGGGCCGAGCCAGCGAGCCGTTTTACACCACCAAGACCCGCACCCAGGGGCTTGGTCTGGGGTTGGCCATTTGCGAAACCCTGATGCGCGCCTTCGGTGGTGAACTGTCGTTCGCCAACCACAAGCAAGGTGGCGCCTTGATCACCCTGCGGCTGCGCGCCGGCGCGCCCGGGGTCAGCCTGCAACCGTCCGAGGATCGAAGTGCATGA
- the rfbC gene encoding dTDP-4-dehydrorhamnose 3,5-epimerase, translating into MNVITTDLPGVLIIEPKVFGDERGFFYESFNAKAFQEATGLDTQFVQDNHSRSQKGVLRGLHYQLENTQGKLVRVTVGEVLDVAVDIRRSSPHFGKWVAVRLSAENHRQLWVPEGFAHGFVVLSEFAEFLYKTTNYYTPSAERSIRWNDPDLGIDWQLDEEPKLSAKDQAGALLKDADVFS; encoded by the coding sequence ATGAATGTAATCACTACCGACCTGCCCGGTGTTCTGATCATCGAACCCAAGGTTTTTGGTGACGAACGCGGTTTCTTCTACGAAAGCTTTAACGCCAAGGCTTTCCAGGAAGCGACCGGGCTGGATACGCAATTCGTCCAGGACAACCATTCGCGCTCCCAAAAAGGTGTGCTGCGCGGTCTGCATTACCAACTGGAAAACACTCAGGGCAAACTCGTCCGTGTCACCGTTGGTGAAGTGCTTGATGTGGCGGTAGACATCCGTCGCAGCTCGCCGCACTTCGGCAAATGGGTGGCTGTGCGCCTGTCAGCCGAGAACCACCGCCAGCTCTGGGTACCGGAAGGCTTCGCCCATGGTTTCGTGGTGCTGAGCGAGTTCGCCGAATTCCTCTACAAGACCACCAACTATTACACCCCGTCCGCGGAGCGCAGCATTCGTTGGAACGACCCGGATCTGGGTATCGACTGGCAATTGGACGAAGAGCCGAAACTGTCGGCCAAGGATCAGGCGGGTGCACTGCTCAAGGACGCCGACGTCTTTTCCTGA
- a CDS encoding aminotransferase yields MSFATLIHRASLPGPQVTAEQALQVLSQHYGLDGTLQALGSQQDLNYRVDSERGRFVLKICRGDYSLVELQAQHAGLKYLAEHCDVHVPRVIPANDGQDLLSLEIGGEAVHVRLLDYIEGQPLTALDHLGHEVVAGFGRLCGEMDLALAGFDHQGLERTLQWDARHASALIEHLLPVIGDQHQRALIAEAAEQARRRLQPLLEKLPVQAIHMDITDDNVVWQRDGRRHWQLQGVIDFGDLVRTWRITDLSVTCAALLHHAGGDPFVILPAVQAYHAVNPLQPEELQALWPLIVARAAVLVLSGEQQVSIDPGNTYSRDNLTHEWEIFWVATSVPLALMEAAILSAVGQALPAIDSEGFAPLLPGLVGREFALIDLGVLSAHFEAGNWEQPGIDQRLLNEAAAIHGLAASRYGQYRLSRTRPDSAEEPETFPLHVELRVPQGTAVEAPFAGVLRQSADGALRLDGPQLSLRLWGVTPSLQGGAALVKGQVLGSVDGPLIVQLVRDAHLEAPLFCTPTRAAAWQRLSPSPAALLGLACDAEPELDAKTLLARRDASFARTQKHYYVDPPRIERGWRNHLIDMQGRSYLDMLNNVAVLGHGHPRMAAVASRQWSLLNTNSRFNYAAVAEFSERLLKLAPEGMDRVFLVNSGSEANDLAIRLAWAYSGGRDMLSVLEAYHGWTVGADAVSTSIADNPQALSSRPDWVHPVTAPNIYRGEFRGLDSAPDYVRSVEHNLAKIDEQKRQLAGFICEPVYGNAGGISLPPGYLKKVYELVRARGGVCIADEVQVGYGRMGHFFWGFEEQGVVPDIITMAKGMGNGQPLGAVITRREIAEALEAEGYFFSSAGGSPVSCQIGMAVLDVMEEEKLWENAQVVGGHFKQRLEALIDKHPLVGAVHGSGFYLGVELIRNRQTLEPATEETTLLCDRLRELGIFMQPTGDDLNILKIKPPMVTSRQSVDFFVDMLSKVLEEGL; encoded by the coding sequence ATGTCGTTCGCCACGTTGATTCACCGCGCCAGTCTTCCAGGCCCACAGGTCACTGCAGAGCAGGCCTTGCAGGTTCTGTCGCAGCATTACGGGCTGGACGGCACGTTGCAGGCGCTGGGTAGTCAACAGGACCTCAACTATCGCGTGGACAGTGAGCGTGGGCGGTTCGTGCTGAAGATCTGCCGGGGCGACTATTCGCTGGTGGAGTTGCAGGCCCAGCACGCCGGCCTGAAGTATCTGGCGGAACATTGCGATGTCCATGTTCCCCGGGTCATCCCGGCCAATGACGGCCAGGACCTGTTGTCGCTGGAGATCGGCGGTGAAGCGGTGCACGTGCGGCTGCTGGATTACATCGAAGGTCAGCCGCTGACCGCGCTCGATCATCTTGGCCACGAAGTCGTCGCCGGATTCGGCCGGCTCTGCGGTGAAATGGACCTGGCCCTGGCCGGGTTCGACCATCAGGGACTCGAGCGCACCTTGCAGTGGGACGCACGCCACGCCAGCGCACTGATCGAACATCTGCTGCCGGTGATCGGGGATCAGCACCAGCGCGCACTGATCGCAGAGGCCGCCGAACAGGCCCGTCGCCGTCTGCAACCGTTGCTGGAAAAGTTGCCGGTACAGGCGATCCACATGGATATCACCGACGACAATGTGGTCTGGCAACGTGATGGCCGGCGGCACTGGCAGCTGCAGGGCGTCATCGATTTCGGTGATCTGGTCCGCACTTGGCGCATCACCGATCTGTCGGTCACCTGTGCCGCGTTGCTGCATCACGCCGGGGGCGATCCGTTCGTGATCCTGCCGGCGGTACAGGCCTATCACGCGGTCAATCCGCTGCAACCCGAAGAATTGCAGGCGCTGTGGCCGCTGATCGTGGCGCGGGCGGCGGTGCTGGTGCTCAGTGGCGAGCAACAGGTCAGCATCGATCCGGGCAATACCTACAGTCGCGACAACCTCACCCATGAGTGGGAAATCTTCTGGGTCGCCACCTCGGTGCCGCTGGCATTGATGGAGGCGGCGATTCTCTCGGCGGTCGGGCAGGCATTACCGGCCATCGACAGTGAAGGCTTCGCGCCGTTGTTGCCGGGTCTGGTCGGGCGCGAGTTCGCGTTGATTGATCTGGGTGTATTGAGCGCGCATTTCGAGGCGGGTAACTGGGAACAGCCGGGCATCGATCAGCGCCTGTTGAATGAAGCCGCCGCGATCCATGGTCTGGCTGCCAGTCGATACGGGCAGTACCGTTTGTCCCGCACCCGGCCTGACAGCGCCGAGGAGCCAGAAACATTTCCGCTGCACGTCGAGTTGCGCGTACCTCAGGGTACGGCGGTGGAAGCGCCGTTTGCGGGTGTGCTGCGCCAGTCGGCCGACGGCGCGCTGCGACTCGACGGCCCGCAACTGAGCCTGCGGCTGTGGGGCGTGACGCCGTCGTTGCAGGGCGGTGCGGCGCTGGTCAAAGGACAGGTGCTGGGGTCGGTGGACGGGCCGCTGATTGTGCAACTGGTCCGCGATGCGCATCTGGAGGCGCCGCTGTTCTGTACGCCGACCCGCGCGGCGGCGTGGCAGAGGCTGTCCCCATCACCGGCAGCACTGCTTGGCCTGGCGTGTGACGCCGAGCCGGAACTGGACGCGAAAACCCTGCTGGCCCGCCGCGACGCCAGTTTCGCCCGCACTCAAAAACACTATTACGTTGACCCGCCGCGTATCGAACGCGGCTGGCGCAATCACCTGATCGACATGCAGGGCCGCTCCTACCTCGACATGCTCAACAACGTTGCGGTGCTCGGGCACGGCCATCCGCGCATGGCGGCGGTCGCGAGCCGACAGTGGTCGCTGCTCAATACCAATTCGCGGTTCAACTATGCGGCGGTCGCGGAGTTTTCCGAACGTCTGCTGAAACTGGCGCCGGAAGGCATGGACCGGGTGTTCCTGGTCAACAGCGGCAGCGAGGCCAATGATCTGGCGATCCGTCTGGCCTGGGCCTACAGCGGCGGTCGCGACATGCTCAGTGTGCTGGAGGCCTATCACGGCTGGACGGTCGGTGCGGACGCGGTATCGACGTCGATTGCCGATAACCCGCAAGCCCTGAGCAGCCGTCCGGACTGGGTGCACCCGGTGACTGCGCCGAACATCTATCGCGGCGAATTCCGTGGCCTCGATTCGGCACCGGACTATGTGCGCAGCGTTGAACACAATCTGGCCAAGATCGACGAACAGAAACGGCAACTGGCCGGGTTCATCTGCGAGCCGGTCTACGGCAATGCGGGCGGGATTTCGCTGCCGCCGGGCTACCTGAAAAAAGTCTATGAACTGGTGCGCGCCCGGGGAGGTGTGTGCATCGCCGACGAGGTGCAGGTCGGCTACGGGCGCATGGGCCACTTCTTCTGGGGTTTCGAAGAGCAAGGCGTGGTGCCGGACATCATCACCATGGCCAAAGGCATGGGTAACGGCCAGCCATTGGGTGCGGTGATCACCCGCCGGGAAATCGCCGAAGCGCTCGAGGCTGAGGGTTACTTCTTCTCGTCCGCCGGCGGCAGTCCGGTGAGCTGCCAGATCGGCATGGCGGTGCTCGATGTCATGGAAGAAGAAAAACTCTGGGAAAACGCCCAAGTGGTCGGCGGTCACTTCAAACAGCGGCTGGAGGCGTTGATCGATAAACATCCGCTGGTCGGCGCGGTGCACGGCTCGGGGTTCTATCTGGGGGTCGAACTGATCCGTAATCGACAGACCCTGGAGCCGGCAACCGAAGAAACCACGCTGCTGTGCGATCGCCTGCGGGAGCTGGGGATTTTCATGCAGCCGACCGGCGATGACCTGAACATTCTCAAGATCAAACCGCCGATGGTCACCTCGCGCCAGAGTGTGGATTTCTTTGTCGACATGCTGTCGAAGGTGCTGGAAGAAGGCCTCTGA
- the aguA gene encoding agmatine deiminase, with protein MTTLKSTPRADGFYMPAEWAPQTQTWMIWPERPDNWRLGGKPAQAAHAAVAKAIARFEPVTVAVSAGQYENARARLDVPNIRVVEMSSDDAWVRDSGPTFVINNSGEVRGVNWDFNAWGGFDGGLYSPWNRDSQVGGKILEIERSPRYRTEGFVLEGGSIHVDGEGTLITTEECLLNRNRNPHLNREEIEAVLRDNLSVDKIIWLPDGLFNDETDGHVDNFCCYVRPGEVLLAWTDDPQDPNYPRCQAAMKVLESSTDAKGRPFTVHKMPIPGPLFATEEECAGVDPVDGTQERNPSVRLAGSYVNFLIVNGGIIAPSFDDPMDAPAREILQKLFPQHEVVMVPGRELLLGGGNIHCLTQQQPAPHKE; from the coding sequence ATGACCACCTTGAAAAGTACCCCACGCGCCGATGGCTTCTACATGCCGGCCGAATGGGCGCCGCAAACCCAGACCTGGATGATCTGGCCCGAGCGTCCGGACAACTGGCGTCTGGGCGGCAAGCCGGCGCAGGCCGCTCATGCCGCAGTGGCCAAGGCCATCGCGCGTTTCGAACCGGTGACCGTGGCGGTCTCCGCCGGCCAGTACGAAAACGCTCGCGCTCGCCTCGATGTACCGAATATCCGTGTGGTCGAGATGTCCAGCGATGACGCCTGGGTTCGCGACAGCGGTCCGACCTTCGTCATCAACAACAGCGGCGAAGTGCGCGGTGTGAACTGGGACTTCAACGCCTGGGGCGGTTTTGATGGCGGTCTGTATTCGCCGTGGAACCGCGATTCCCAGGTCGGCGGCAAGATCCTCGAAATCGAGCGCAGCCCGCGCTATCGCACCGAAGGCTTCGTGCTGGAAGGCGGTTCGATTCACGTCGACGGTGAAGGCACCCTGATCACCACCGAGGAATGCCTGCTCAACCGCAATCGCAACCCGCACCTGAACCGCGAAGAAATCGAAGCGGTGCTGCGCGACAACCTGTCGGTGGACAAGATCATCTGGCTGCCGGATGGCCTGTTCAACGACGAAACCGACGGCCATGTGGATAACTTCTGCTGCTACGTGCGTCCGGGCGAAGTGCTGCTGGCGTGGACCGACGATCCACAGGACCCGAACTACCCGCGCTGCCAGGCTGCGATGAAGGTGCTGGAAAGCAGCACCGACGCCAAGGGCCGCCCGTTCACGGTGCACAAGATGCCGATCCCGGGTCCGCTGTTTGCGACCGAAGAGGAATGCGCGGGCGTGGATCCGGTGGACGGTACTCAGGAGCGCAACCCGAGCGTGCGTCTGGCCGGTTCCTACGTGAACTTCCTGATCGTCAACGGCGGCATCATCGCGCCAAGCTTCGACGATCCGATGGACGCGCCAGCCCGGGAAATCCTGCAGAAACTGTTCCCGCAACACGAAGTGGTGATGGTGCCGGGCCGCGAA